In Vibrio japonicus, the following are encoded in one genomic region:
- a CDS encoding imm11 family protein yields MSDINEEYYVLVCGSGKVPSPYVADTKSHYLMLQSPASLKRPIQVETAADPNDSIPLIEAMAAPSDPVISERVKKVIEYFDLYKVQLFPAIYTHNDESEYSYYILVVENVINAYDFNNGKYFEKEDDGSVDAINFRLDANKLAMIPLEKRCIFTIRGMSEYLVHRSVAEPLMALNASGLRLVPLLQWDIGFEMTV; encoded by the coding sequence ATGTCAGATATTAACGAAGAATATTATGTACTAGTGTGTGGATCTGGAAAGGTGCCTTCGCCTTATGTAGCTGATACTAAAAGTCACTATTTAATGCTCCAAAGTCCTGCGTCACTTAAAAGACCGATTCAAGTTGAAACCGCAGCGGACCCTAATGATAGTATTCCGCTTATCGAAGCAATGGCAGCTCCAAGTGACCCAGTAATTTCGGAGAGAGTCAAGAAAGTGATTGAGTATTTTGATCTCTATAAAGTTCAGTTGTTTCCTGCCATATATACTCATAATGATGAAAGTGAGTATTCATATTATATTCTGGTGGTAGAGAATGTAATTAATGCCTATGACTTTAACAACGGCAAGTACTTTGAGAAGGAAGATGATGGTAGCGTTGATGCTATCAATTTTCGCTTAGATGCGAACAAATTGGCAATGATTCCTTTGGAAAAACGCTGCATTTTTACGATTAGAGGTATGTCTGAGTATTTAGTTCATAGATCTGTAGCTGAACCGTTAATGGCTTTAAATGCTAGCGGACTTCGCTTAGTACCGCTTCTTCAGTGGGATATTGGTTTCGAGATGACAGTTTAA
- a CDS encoding imm11 family protein, whose product MHFSIISEDYRAPSTSFTCIDNREPLYSKSTLEPTSSYEPIVWEATDGSIKGVGNIADNGDLCVSKELAELVMSFDPYGIECYPAELRFRDGTLNKRYILAINNIVDAMDELKSRTRKSPKRNKILVMELYLSEEKLRQVPFHKRVLFRVHGAETATIFCEEIYDLVNCGNMFNDLRTLKLDCDKEVPKY is encoded by the coding sequence ATGCATTTCTCAATTATTAGTGAAGATTACCGGGCTCCGAGCACTAGCTTTACATGTATAGACAATAGAGAGCCCTTATACAGCAAGTCGACCTTAGAACCGACTAGTTCATATGAACCTATTGTATGGGAAGCAACGGATGGTTCAATCAAAGGGGTTGGTAACATTGCTGACAATGGCGATCTTTGTGTAAGCAAAGAGTTAGCTGAATTAGTAATGAGTTTTGATCCTTACGGTATTGAATGTTATCCCGCAGAGCTTAGGTTCCGAGATGGAACATTAAATAAGCGATATATACTTGCGATAAACAATATTGTTGATGCGATGGATGAGCTTAAGTCTAGAACAAGGAAATCGCCGAAAAGAAATAAAATTCTTGTTATGGAGTTATATTTATCTGAAGAGAAGCTCAGACAAGTCCCTTTTCATAAAAGAGTGCTATTTAGAGTACATGGAGCGGAAACAGCTACGATTTTTTGTGAGGAGATTTATGATCTTGTGAATTGTGGAAATATGTTTAATGATTTAAGAACGTTAAAACTAGACTGTGACAAAGAAGTTCCAAAGTACTAA
- a CDS encoding imm11 family protein, which produces MNYYLLYSKFEEDEGSFSVQEPWDSVLNFYTSQEKMFNSKPYITVDRCYAETGMSDYLKIGVGMLASNRVQKIFFDNGFLGAQFIPVTVENDGLYHSYAFVNAIANYDLLEPEASEASRFNRRLGVYRNVYEEKIDIEKFKSTSITHDCFTLSSYKTSYYVNENVKDALEAAGVTGVEFIPMEFA; this is translated from the coding sequence ATGAACTATTACTTACTATATAGTAAATTCGAAGAAGATGAAGGGAGTTTTAGTGTTCAAGAGCCATGGGATAGTGTGCTAAATTTCTATACTTCACAAGAAAAAATGTTTAACAGCAAGCCCTATATAACAGTTGATCGGTGTTACGCTGAAACAGGTATGTCTGACTATTTAAAAATAGGAGTAGGTATGCTTGCTAGTAACAGGGTTCAGAAAATATTTTTTGATAATGGTTTTTTAGGGGCTCAGTTTATTCCTGTCACTGTAGAAAATGATGGCTTATATCATAGTTATGCTTTTGTGAATGCTATAGCAAATTATGATCTTCTAGAGCCGGAAGCTTCGGAAGCAAGCCGTTTCAACCGTAGACTAGGTGTATATAGAAATGTTTATGAAGAAAAGATCGATATAGAAAAATTCAAGTCAACTTCTATTACCCATGACTGCTTTACTTTGTCTAGTTATAAAACTTCTTACTATGTTAATGAAAATGTAAAGGATGCTTTAGAAGCTGCTGGAGTGACTGGCGTTGAATTTATACCTATGGAGTTTGCATGA
- the nfsA gene encoding oxygen-insensitive NADPH nitroreductase — MNSTIQTILAHRSIRKFTQQPIDSNQLDTILQAGLAASSSSLLQVVSIIRVTDKEKRQRLAQFAGNQAYVENAAEFLVFCIDYQRHASINPDVQADFTELTLIGAVDSGIMAQNCLLAAESMGLGGVYIGGLRNNAKHVDELLGLPENTAILFGMCLGHPDQNPEVKPRLPAHVIVHENQYKTLNLADIESYDQKMHDYYANRSSNQKQSTWSQEVTTKLAGESRPHILPYLNEKGLLKR; from the coding sequence ATGAATAGCACTATTCAAACCATATTAGCTCATCGCTCAATTCGTAAGTTTACTCAACAGCCCATCGACAGCAATCAACTGGATACTATTTTGCAAGCAGGCCTTGCCGCTTCTTCATCGAGCCTACTGCAAGTGGTGTCTATCATCCGCGTAACTGATAAAGAGAAACGTCAACGTTTGGCTCAGTTCGCAGGCAACCAAGCTTATGTTGAAAATGCCGCCGAATTTTTAGTGTTCTGCATTGATTATCAACGCCACGCCAGTATCAACCCGGATGTACAAGCAGACTTTACAGAACTCACGCTGATTGGTGCGGTCGACTCTGGCATTATGGCGCAAAATTGTCTACTCGCTGCTGAGTCTATGGGATTAGGTGGTGTCTATATTGGTGGTTTAAGAAACAATGCCAAACACGTAGATGAATTGTTAGGTCTACCTGAAAATACTGCGATTCTATTTGGTATGTGCCTTGGACATCCAGATCAAAACCCTGAGGTTAAACCTCGTTTACCTGCGCACGTCATCGTACACGAAAATCAATACAAAACACTGAACTTAGCTGATATTGAAAGCTACGATCAAAAGATGCACGATTACTACGCAAACCGTTCAAGTAACCAAAAACAAAGCACTTGGTCGCAAGAAGTGACGACCAAATTAGCTGGCGAGTCACGCCCCCACATCTTGCCTTATCTGAACGAGAAAGGCCTACTTAAACGATAG
- the gcvA gene encoding transcriptional regulator GcvA — translation MKIKPLPPLNSLVAFEASARHLSFTLAADELNVTQGAISRQIRQLEEYLGKAMFTRANRSINLTPTGLQYYQSISQSLLDIAQITGEVKKWQGEQKITVATTNAMAALWLLPKVAEFQNEHDDIDIRILASDNILDLRRLDCDIALFYCRTPPAEMEVTTLFSEEVFPVCSPLYLDKIGHPTEPEELFSKTLLYLEDSQRDWVNWEQWFSGVGLPNMTPRNRMNINNYPMLLQAAINGQGIALAWGSLVDDYLQSGALVRPVEHVLSTPSKFSMLEPKGRGLIPASVKRFREWLLQQLPEEVGERGLV, via the coding sequence ATGAAAATCAAACCCCTCCCACCCTTGAACAGCTTAGTTGCGTTTGAGGCCTCTGCTCGACACCTAAGCTTTACCCTCGCGGCTGACGAACTGAATGTCACACAGGGGGCAATTAGTCGCCAAATTAGACAGCTAGAAGAATATTTGGGCAAAGCGATGTTTACACGTGCGAATCGTAGTATCAACTTAACGCCAACTGGGCTGCAATATTACCAATCGATCAGCCAGTCCTTACTCGATATCGCTCAAATCACTGGCGAAGTGAAAAAGTGGCAAGGTGAACAAAAAATTACGGTTGCGACCACCAACGCAATGGCGGCACTGTGGTTACTGCCTAAAGTGGCGGAATTTCAAAACGAACACGATGACATTGATATTCGCATATTGGCCTCAGACAACATCCTCGATTTGCGTCGCTTAGATTGCGATATTGCGCTGTTCTATTGCCGGACGCCGCCTGCGGAAATGGAAGTTACCACGCTTTTTTCAGAAGAGGTCTTTCCGGTTTGCAGCCCGCTTTATCTGGACAAAATAGGGCACCCGACGGAACCCGAAGAGCTTTTCAGTAAAACCTTGCTTTATTTGGAAGATTCCCAGCGAGATTGGGTGAACTGGGAGCAGTGGTTTAGTGGTGTGGGATTGCCCAATATGACGCCACGGAATCGCATGAATATTAATAACTACCCAATGTTGCTACAAGCGGCAATCAATGGACAGGGCATCGCCTTAGCCTGGGGTTCTCTGGTGGATGATTATCTGCAAAGTGGCGCTTTGGTTAGGCCAGTTGAACACGTGTTGTCTACGCCATCTAAGTTTTCGATGCTAGAGCCGAAAGGAAGAGGACTGATTCCTGCCAGTGTTAAACGCTTTCGTGAATGGTTACTACAGCAGCTTCCAGAAGAAGTTGGGGAAAGGGGATTGGTATAG
- a CDS encoding BCCT family transporter, whose amino-acid sequence MRATSGILKGLNPTVTIASKIVVIGFVLFCAILANQAGQYFETISGILLQNMKWFYIGLVSLVVGFLIYLMVSRYGHIRLSKDDEKPEFSYLSWISMLFSGGMGIGLIFWSVAEPMWHYADNPFTQGLTNEAATTSMKLTFFHWGLHPWSVFIIVALALAYFSYRKDLPFTLRSILHPLIGDRIYGPIGHTVDILTVAVTAFGISQTLGMGVIQINSGLNQAFGLDISLGIQLFIIVALCTCAVASVLSGVGKGIRRLSEWNMLLSLMLVLVVLYIGPTRYILNTLLESTGLYAQNIVGMSLWSDAQNDSGWQNWWTAYYWPWWMTWAPFVGMFIARISKGRTIRELIGGALIVPTLITFLWISVFGGAALKVEQDARIAHEAQVVAAQEAGQAAPAPYTGGPILEATKADTTRALFTLFDNLDTGMFGKLLSVLACMLLGTYFITSADSGTLVLCTLDAAGDSEPPKSIRVLWGIMIAAIAGVLLYAGGLKAMQTASIIAGFPIAIFIAVMSLTLFHSIRREPKPWAMLPEHVHPEQDKLDGPVEPLVEAKVDATPQAAMESEQSSSLEQKPALT is encoded by the coding sequence ATGAGAGCAACATCAGGGATTTTGAAAGGACTCAATCCGACCGTAACGATCGCATCTAAGATCGTCGTGATCGGTTTTGTACTTTTCTGTGCCATTCTCGCCAACCAAGCGGGTCAATACTTTGAGACTATTTCGGGTATTCTTTTGCAGAATATGAAGTGGTTTTATATTGGACTCGTCTCTCTGGTTGTCGGGTTTCTAATCTATCTAATGGTCAGCCGTTACGGCCATATTCGCTTAAGTAAAGACGATGAAAAGCCAGAGTTTAGCTATCTGTCTTGGATTTCGATGCTCTTCTCTGGTGGTATGGGGATTGGCTTGATTTTCTGGTCTGTGGCTGAGCCTATGTGGCACTACGCCGATAACCCATTTACTCAGGGTTTGACCAATGAAGCAGCCACTACATCAATGAAGCTGACCTTTTTCCACTGGGGCCTGCACCCGTGGTCAGTCTTCATTATTGTCGCGCTAGCTTTGGCGTACTTTTCATACCGTAAAGATTTGCCGTTTACGCTACGCTCTATCCTGCACCCTTTGATCGGCGATCGCATTTATGGCCCGATTGGTCACACCGTCGATATCCTGACTGTCGCGGTTACTGCGTTTGGTATTTCTCAAACCTTGGGGATGGGTGTCATTCAGATTAACTCTGGCCTCAACCAAGCGTTCGGGCTTGATATCAGCTTAGGCATACAGCTATTTATCATCGTTGCTTTGTGTACTTGTGCCGTCGCTTCAGTGCTGTCTGGTGTGGGTAAAGGCATTCGCCGCCTGTCAGAGTGGAACATGCTGCTATCACTTATGCTAGTTCTTGTCGTGCTGTACATCGGCCCTACTCGCTACATTCTCAACACTTTGCTCGAAAGCACTGGCTTATACGCGCAGAATATTGTGGGAATGAGCCTTTGGAGCGATGCACAAAATGACTCAGGCTGGCAAAACTGGTGGACAGCATACTACTGGCCTTGGTGGATGACTTGGGCACCGTTCGTGGGCATGTTCATTGCGCGTATTTCAAAAGGCCGCACCATCCGTGAATTGATTGGGGGCGCGTTGATTGTGCCAACATTGATCACCTTCTTGTGGATTTCTGTGTTCGGCGGCGCAGCACTGAAAGTAGAACAAGATGCGCGTATAGCACACGAAGCGCAAGTGGTTGCAGCTCAAGAGGCAGGTCAAGCGGCACCGGCACCCTACACAGGTGGCCCGATCTTAGAAGCGACCAAAGCAGACACCACACGCGCACTGTTTACTCTGTTTGATAACCTAGATACGGGCATGTTCGGTAAATTGCTCAGTGTGCTAGCTTGTATGCTGCTTGGCACTTACTTCATTACCTCTGCCGACTCTGGAACACTGGTTCTGTGTACGTTGGATGCTGCGGGGGACAGTGAACCGCCCAAATCCATTCGTGTACTTTGGGGCATTATGATTGCGGCCATTGCAGGCGTACTACTCTATGCGGGTGGCTTAAAAGCGATGCAAACGGCCTCTATTATTGCGGGCTTCCCTATTGCGATCTTCATTGCAGTAATGAGCCTGACACTGTTCCATAGTATCCGACGCGAACCAAAACCTTGGGCGATGCTCCCTGAGCACGTACACCCAGAGCAAGACAAGCTAGATGGCCCTGTCGAGCCACTGGTTGAAGCAAAAGTTGACGCAACGCCACAGGCTGCAATGGAATCAGAGCAAAGCAGTAGCTTAGAGCAAAAACCAGCTCTCACATAA
- a CDS encoding aromatic ring-hydroxylating oxygenase subunit alpha has product MSNVNQTIIPVELVDKVLNPISEATGMPNEAYTNAEYFTFERDQVFGNTWVCIGFASDLLKDGYVMPVDFMNLPLLMMRNRQGEVQVFHNVCSHRGMKLVHEAGEVQGMIRCPYHSWTYDLDGNLKGTPHIGGIAKHKDDRFKCEKHGLKPLRSAVWMDMVFVNLSGDAASFEEHIAPLEQRWKPFLGEDGMGLLRRVNMGGNLEIEVNSNWKLAVENYCEAYHLPWVHPSLNSYSRLEDHYNIMFDERFSGQGSLAYNLSDTAGTHLPKFPSWPEDKLRHAEYVALFPNVLLGIQADHAFAMMIEPIKADKSIEHLRVFYVGDEATSDEYAACRTATVESWRVVFGEDIGAVEGMQQGRYSPGFGGGVFSPEMDVPTHFFQTWLAKQVKAAMEQ; this is encoded by the coding sequence ATGAGCAATGTCAACCAAACCATTATTCCTGTTGAACTTGTTGATAAGGTACTAAACCCAATCAGCGAAGCGACTGGGATGCCAAATGAAGCCTACACAAACGCAGAATATTTTACATTCGAGCGTGACCAGGTATTTGGTAACACATGGGTATGTATTGGTTTTGCCTCTGACCTTCTTAAAGATGGTTATGTGATGCCAGTTGACTTCATGAACCTACCACTACTGATGATGAGAAATCGTCAAGGTGAGGTTCAAGTCTTCCACAACGTTTGTAGCCACCGTGGTATGAAACTTGTGCATGAAGCGGGCGAAGTGCAGGGCATGATCCGCTGTCCTTATCACTCATGGACATACGATCTAGACGGTAACCTAAAAGGCACGCCTCACATTGGTGGTATCGCGAAACATAAAGATGACCGTTTCAAATGTGAAAAGCATGGTCTGAAGCCACTGCGTTCAGCAGTATGGATGGACATGGTCTTTGTTAACCTGTCTGGTGACGCAGCGAGCTTTGAAGAACACATTGCACCGCTAGAGCAACGTTGGAAGCCTTTCCTTGGTGAAGACGGCATGGGTCTACTGCGCCGAGTGAATATGGGCGGCAACCTAGAGATCGAAGTGAACAGTAACTGGAAGCTGGCGGTAGAAAACTACTGCGAAGCGTACCACCTGCCTTGGGTACACCCAAGCTTGAACAGCTACTCGCGTCTGGAAGATCACTACAACATCATGTTTGACGAGCGTTTTTCTGGTCAGGGCAGTCTTGCTTACAACCTGTCTGACACCGCAGGTACGCACTTACCAAAATTCCCAAGCTGGCCTGAAGACAAACTGCGCCACGCAGAATACGTCGCGCTATTCCCGAACGTACTGCTAGGTATTCAGGCAGACCACGCGTTTGCAATGATGATCGAACCAATCAAAGCGGATAAGAGCATCGAGCACCTACGTGTTTTCTATGTGGGCGATGAAGCAACGAGCGATGAATATGCGGCTTGTCGTACTGCTACGGTTGAATCTTGGAGAGTGGTATTTGGCGAAGATATCGGTGCGGTAGAAGGCATGCAACAAGGTCGTTACTCACCAGGTTTTGGTGGTGGCGTATTCTCACCTGAAATGGATGTCCCAACTCACTTCTTCCAAACATGGCTAGCGAAACAAGTGAAAGCGGCAATGGAGCAGTAA
- a CDS encoding aldehyde dehydrogenase family protein, which yields MTHYLNYIDGEWCDSERALTVMNPGTAEAYATIAEASIEDADRAMAAARRVVNQGLLSDVRPAVRTEWMLKAAAAIREIVDEGGLVACRENGKSLQDAKDEFLESARYFEYYAGMADKLEGTSIPLGKDYVDFTQYVPFGVSVQIVPWNFPVSICARSLAPALAAGNAVVIKSPEISPLAMTVLVKAIEKAGFPKGTINLLCGKGSVVGSHLVKHQDVDQIVFTGSVPTGQRILKDTAERATPSVMELGGKSAAIALKDANLETLLKSVQVGIFFNAGQVCSAMSRLLVQKERYEEVKAAVVEMAQGLTIGQGESQPDITPVVSADQQARVLEMIEQARAEGANILTGGYAPELSGYFVAPTVIEATPDMSIAQEEVFGPVLVITPFETEQEAIEIANGTDFGLVAGVFGEKLNQTLRVAQQLRGGQVFINEWFAGGIETPFGGVGLSGFGREKGQEAIYSYVHTRNIAIRLQQESDV from the coding sequence ATGACGCATTACCTTAATTATATTGACGGCGAGTGGTGCGATTCCGAACGCGCACTGACGGTCATGAACCCCGGCACCGCCGAAGCGTACGCAACCATTGCCGAGGCAAGTATCGAAGATGCTGACCGTGCGATGGCAGCTGCTCGCCGAGTCGTGAATCAAGGCCTTCTGTCGGACGTTCGTCCGGCAGTAAGAACCGAGTGGATGCTAAAAGCCGCTGCTGCAATTCGTGAAATTGTTGATGAAGGTGGACTGGTAGCATGTCGCGAAAATGGCAAGTCACTGCAAGACGCGAAAGACGAGTTTTTGGAGTCCGCACGTTACTTCGAATATTACGCAGGTATGGCGGATAAGCTGGAAGGCACGTCGATCCCATTGGGCAAAGACTATGTTGATTTTACTCAGTATGTCCCGTTTGGTGTTTCTGTGCAGATTGTGCCTTGGAACTTTCCAGTCTCAATTTGTGCACGTTCACTAGCACCTGCGCTAGCGGCAGGCAACGCTGTAGTCATTAAATCGCCAGAGATTTCTCCACTTGCAATGACTGTATTGGTTAAAGCGATTGAAAAAGCAGGCTTCCCTAAAGGTACGATTAACCTGTTGTGTGGTAAAGGCTCGGTTGTCGGTAGTCATCTTGTAAAGCATCAAGATGTTGACCAAATCGTATTTACTGGCTCTGTACCGACGGGGCAACGCATCCTCAAAGATACAGCGGAACGCGCAACACCATCGGTTATGGAACTGGGCGGTAAATCGGCGGCTATCGCACTGAAAGATGCAAACCTAGAGACACTGCTCAAGAGCGTACAAGTCGGCATCTTCTTTAATGCGGGCCAAGTGTGTTCGGCAATGTCTCGACTGCTGGTGCAAAAAGAACGCTATGAAGAAGTGAAAGCGGCTGTAGTGGAAATGGCGCAAGGCCTAACTATTGGCCAAGGCGAGAGCCAGCCAGATATCACACCAGTGGTTTCCGCTGATCAGCAAGCCCGCGTACTTGAGATGATTGAGCAAGCGCGAGCAGAAGGCGCAAACATCCTAACGGGTGGCTACGCTCCTGAACTGTCTGGTTACTTTGTGGCTCCGACAGTCATCGAAGCGACACCAGATATGAGCATTGCGCAGGAAGAAGTGTTTGGTCCAGTGCTTGTTATTACACCGTTCGAAACCGAGCAAGAAGCCATTGAGATCGCTAACGGCACTGACTTTGGCCTAGTTGCGGGTGTCTTCGGTGAGAAGCTAAACCAAACATTACGCGTCGCTCAGCAACTGCGTGGTGGGCAAGTGTTCATCAACGAATGGTTTGCTGGTGGCATTGAAACACCATTTGGTGGAGTAGGATTATCTGGCTTCGGCCGAGAAAAAGGACAAGAAGCGATTTATAGCTATGTCCATACGCGCAACATTGCCATTCGTTTGCAGCAAGAAAGCGACGTATAG
- a CDS encoding FAD-dependent oxidoreductase, which produces MKKWLCIICGLIYDEAQGWPSDGIAPGTAWEDVPDDWLCPDCLVGKADFEMIEITESATEEVAAVSSVSVDSPSQVQPSTVQPLPSEVSQPIFSTDPIVIIGSGHSGYQLAAALRAQSATVPITVFTADDGALYSKPALSNAFAMNKDGDALQSESALEWESRLNIRVYPHTRVEHIDRANSTLHTSIGKYAYSRLVLATGASPIEIPIEGDRSYVVSVNDLVDYRRFRAELQGKKRIAILGDGLIGCEFANDLIESGYEVTVIGLGQWPMERLIPQQLGESLQNALSQRGVKWRLQDSIARIEPMTESSAVLHLTSGKQIEADMVLSAVGLKPNVALAQQAELEIGRGIKVNQFGQTSDENIYSLGDCVETESGWQPYIAPINQMIPSLAKSLLGDLSSISLTPTPVIVKTPILPLTIFPAAPNAQGQWHIEPQADDLTAAFYSPEGVMLGFALLGRQVQSLRGSWIEQLSLKKSAA; this is translated from the coding sequence ATGAAAAAGTGGCTCTGTATTATTTGCGGCTTAATCTATGATGAAGCACAAGGTTGGCCATCAGACGGGATTGCACCGGGAACAGCATGGGAAGATGTGCCAGATGACTGGTTATGCCCAGACTGTTTAGTTGGAAAGGCTGATTTCGAGATGATTGAAATCACCGAAAGCGCGACAGAAGAAGTCGCTGCGGTGTCTTCGGTATCAGTAGATTCGCCGTCTCAGGTTCAACCAAGCACGGTTCAGCCACTTCCATCCGAAGTTAGCCAACCTATCTTTTCGACCGATCCTATCGTCATTATCGGCAGTGGTCACAGTGGTTATCAGCTTGCAGCCGCACTTAGAGCACAATCTGCGACGGTTCCTATCACCGTATTTACTGCTGATGATGGTGCACTGTATAGCAAACCTGCTTTATCGAATGCGTTTGCGATGAATAAAGACGGAGACGCCCTTCAAAGTGAAAGCGCGTTGGAGTGGGAAAGCCGCTTGAACATTCGCGTTTACCCGCATACCCGTGTTGAACATATTGATCGTGCAAACTCAACCTTGCACACATCGATTGGCAAATACGCCTATAGCCGCTTGGTGCTGGCAACAGGTGCATCGCCGATTGAAATCCCAATTGAGGGTGATCGCTCTTATGTGGTGAGTGTGAACGACTTAGTCGATTACCGCCGCTTTAGAGCAGAACTCCAAGGCAAAAAACGCATCGCGATCCTAGGTGATGGCTTAATTGGCTGTGAATTTGCTAACGACCTTATCGAAAGTGGCTATGAAGTGACTGTAATCGGGTTGGGTCAATGGCCAATGGAACGTTTAATCCCGCAGCAGCTAGGTGAATCATTGCAAAATGCACTGAGCCAACGTGGCGTTAAATGGCGACTTCAAGACAGTATCGCAAGGATCGAACCAATGACGGAGTCCAGTGCGGTATTACATCTAACCAGTGGCAAACAGATCGAAGCTGATATGGTGTTAAGTGCTGTTGGACTTAAGCCAAACGTTGCGCTAGCGCAGCAAGCAGAATTAGAAATTGGTCGTGGTATCAAAGTGAATCAATTCGGCCAAACGAGTGACGAGAACATTTATTCATTGGGCGACTGTGTTGAAACTGAAAGCGGTTGGCAGCCTTATATTGCGCCTATTAATCAGATGATTCCATCGTTGGCGAAAAGTTTACTGGGTGATCTATCTTCAATTTCACTGACACCTACCCCCGTGATTGTAAAGACACCGATACTCCCGTTGACGATTTTCCCTGCCGCACCTAATGCACAGGGTCAATGGCACATCGAGCCGCAAGCCGATGACTTAACAGCCGCTTTCTATTCTCCAGAAGGCGTCATGCTGGGATTCGCCCTGTTAGGCAGACAAGTCCAGTCACTACGTGGCTCTTGGATTGAGCAACTATCACTTAAGAAGTCTGCGGCTTAA
- a CDS encoding NAD(P)/FAD-dependent oxidoreductase, giving the protein MIHLPNDDATCGWYHALPALPEKSVLKGEQSADYVVLGAGFAGLAMARRLAEHKPNARITLIDAQRIGQGASGRNSGFVIDLPHKFSLEHPDPAHKQKLLGLNRSAIAQLDSLISKHNIDCQWSAKGKYQGAVGARGEAYLDHFEHLMKDLGEPYFHVDGSELAKVLGTNYYSRAIYTPGGYLMQPAALVRGLGESLPENVQVLENSPIRNLSKENGSWVLHGDSGTIRTQELLLGTSIFTREFGYLKNRLLPVMTFASWTRPLTDAEMQRYGGELNWGLTPADHAGTTLRMTADRRILIRNTYKHVPKYGSSVSDKMRQQIRDDHRQVFLARYPELADVPFTHTWGGVYAISRNFTNFFGQLDEGVYASACDNGVGAAWGTISGTLLADYVVGATSTSLDDIQKVTGMPCLNPPEPFLGMGVKSRIQLAKWQSRSEL; this is encoded by the coding sequence ATGATTCATTTACCAAACGATGACGCAACATGTGGCTGGTATCACGCGTTGCCGGCACTCCCAGAAAAATCGGTTCTAAAAGGTGAGCAAAGCGCAGATTACGTTGTGCTTGGCGCAGGTTTTGCGGGCCTTGCGATGGCACGACGCTTAGCGGAACACAAACCTAATGCACGCATTACCTTGATTGATGCACAGCGTATCGGGCAGGGTGCATCAGGCAGAAACTCAGGATTCGTCATAGACTTGCCGCACAAGTTCTCGTTAGAGCACCCAGATCCGGCACACAAACAAAAGCTACTGGGGTTAAACCGTTCAGCGATTGCTCAGTTAGACAGTTTGATCAGCAAACACAATATTGATTGCCAGTGGTCAGCTAAGGGCAAATATCAAGGTGCAGTTGGTGCTCGGGGTGAAGCTTATCTCGATCACTTTGAACACCTAATGAAAGACCTTGGTGAACCATACTTCCACGTTGACGGCTCTGAACTGGCAAAAGTATTGGGCACCAATTACTACAGCCGCGCGATCTACACGCCGGGTGGCTATTTGATGCAACCTGCGGCGCTGGTTCGTGGGTTAGGGGAAAGTCTGCCAGAAAACGTACAAGTGCTGGAAAACTCACCCATTAGAAACTTAAGTAAAGAAAATGGTTCTTGGGTACTGCATGGTGATTCGGGCACCATCAGAACCCAAGAGCTGTTATTAGGAACCAGTATTTTTACACGTGAATTTGGTTACTTGAAAAATCGCCTGCTTCCAGTGATGACATTTGCAAGCTGGACACGACCGCTGACAGATGCAGAAATGCAAAGATATGGTGGCGAGCTTAACTGGGGACTAACACCAGCAGACCATGCGGGTACAACACTACGCATGACGGCTGATCGACGCATTTTGATTCGTAACACCTATAAGCATGTGCCGAAGTATGGCTCAAGTGTTAGCGATAAGATGCGACAACAGATCCGCGACGATCATAGACAAGTGTTCCTAGCGCGTTACCCAGAGTTGGCGGACGTACCTTTCACTCACACTTGGGGTGGTGTATATGCGATCTCGCGTAATTTCACCAACTTCTTTGGCCAGTTAGACGAAGGCGTTTACGCAAGTGCTTGTGACAACGGAGTCGGAGCCGCTTGGGGAACGATCTCGGGGACACTATTGGCTGATTATGTTGTGGGCGCGACGTCAACCTCTCTCGATGATATTCAAAAAGTAACAGGCATGCCTTGCTTGAACCCACCTGAGCCTTTCTTAGGTATGGGTGTGAAAAGTCGCATTCAATTAGCGAAATGGCAAAGCCGGAGCGAATTATGA